In one Streptomyces sp. NBC_01288 genomic region, the following are encoded:
- a CDS encoding ATP-binding protein: MDPARRAPHRPAQLTHDYSLFAPADATAPRVCRDFVRAVLFTHDREPLVMPAALCTSELVTNVHLHTKGSAMIRLRLGPARLRVSVFDESPDPPVVAQPTAGVIACWGRGLTLVAEMADTWGVADGRAGRFAKGVWFELGGSGGSFRFRSDG; encoded by the coding sequence ATGGACCCGGCCCGCCGCGCACCCCACCGCCCCGCCCAACTCACCCACGACTACAGCCTTTTCGCCCCGGCCGACGCCACCGCACCCCGCGTCTGCCGGGACTTCGTCCGCGCTGTCCTCTTCACCCACGACCGCGAACCCCTCGTCATGCCGGCGGCCCTGTGCACCTCGGAACTCGTCACCAACGTCCACCTGCACACGAAGGGTTCCGCGATGATCCGCCTCCGGCTGGGTCCGGCCCGGCTCCGGGTCAGCGTCTTCGACGAGAGTCCGGACCCGCCGGTGGTCGCGCAGCCCACCGCCGGAGTGATCGCCTGCTGGGGGCGGGGGCTCACCCTCGTCGCGGAGATGGCGGACACGTGGGGCGTCGCCGACGGGAGGGCGGGGCGGTTCGCGAAGGGGGTGTGGTTCGAGCTGGGTGGGAGCGGTGGATCGTTCCGCTTTCGGTCGGACGGGTGA
- a CDS encoding helix-turn-helix domain-containing protein, producing MGLRTTISERQRRLGFELKQLREQAGLNAAEAAQRIDMSRAQLSHIELGRTSILTERLLELCHTYGCTDKPYVDALVSLSEATGKGWWSAYKKHLGSGGLNLAELEAQAVALRMHESLFIPGIFQTADYARAIFNSPELGFEHIDEAVKFRMERQSILTGRNSPAIHAVIHEAALHMRFGSVQVVREQLVRLIELARFPHVTIQIYPFSAQAYAALSGNFVHAVPRTPQLGTVVLDRATGTDYLREPHQLDEYSSLFARLADNALDPVDVSLAPEAHSVKDSLSLIQHLLYTL from the coding sequence GTGGGACTACGCACCACCATCAGCGAACGACAGCGCCGCCTCGGCTTCGAACTCAAACAACTGCGCGAACAAGCAGGGTTGAACGCAGCTGAAGCCGCCCAGCGGATCGACATGAGTCGCGCCCAACTCAGTCACATCGAACTGGGCCGCACGTCCATCCTGACCGAGCGGCTCTTGGAGCTGTGCCACACATACGGTTGCACAGACAAGCCCTACGTTGACGCGCTGGTGTCCCTGTCCGAGGCAACAGGCAAGGGCTGGTGGAGCGCGTACAAGAAGCACCTGGGCTCCGGCGGCCTCAACCTCGCCGAACTAGAAGCCCAAGCCGTGGCACTACGGATGCACGAGTCCCTGTTCATCCCCGGGATCTTCCAGACCGCCGACTACGCACGGGCCATCTTCAACAGCCCGGAGCTGGGTTTCGAGCACATCGACGAAGCCGTGAAGTTCCGCATGGAACGGCAGAGCATCCTGACCGGCAGGAACTCGCCCGCCATCCATGCCGTGATCCACGAAGCGGCGCTGCACATGAGGTTCGGCAGCGTCCAGGTCGTACGTGAACAACTGGTGCGGCTCATCGAGTTGGCCCGCTTCCCCCACGTGACCATCCAGATCTATCCGTTCAGCGCACAGGCGTACGCGGCCCTCAGCGGAAACTTCGTCCATGCCGTCCCCCGCACGCCACAGCTCGGCACTGTGGTCCTCGACCGCGCGACTGGCACCGACTACCTGCGTGAGCCGCACCAACTGGACGAGTACAGCTCGTTGTTCGCCCGGCTCGCCGACAACGCCCTTGATCCTGTCGACGTATCGTTGGCCCCCGAAGCACACTCGGTGAAGGACTCACTGTCCCTCATCCAGCACTTGCTCTACACGCTCTAG
- a CDS encoding DUF397 domain-containing protein, producing MSELHWQKSSFSGAPDQNCLYVAPAPDKTIRLRESDTPDVTLTAAPEGLAALLRHLKSRG from the coding sequence GTGTCCGAACTCCACTGGCAGAAGTCCTCGTTCAGCGGCGCCCCCGACCAGAACTGCCTCTACGTCGCCCCCGCCCCCGACAAAACGATCCGCCTCCGCGAGAGCGACACCCCGGACGTCACCCTCACCGCCGCCCCCGAGGGCCTCGCCGCCCTGCTGCGGCACCTCAAGTCCCGCGGCTGA
- a CDS encoding sugar ABC transporter substrate-binding protein — protein MRRIAISVAASSLALPLAACGVLNSSGSSTDATPAKGNDVTVGVLMPEKTNTRYAEFDFPIMKAKIQELTANKGKAEYENAGGVAATQDKQMQKMIDEKVDIIVLDAVDSHAIRTMVTKAKTAGIPVIAYDRLAEGPIDAYVSFDGELVGEVQGRSLVEALGSNVDTSDKIVMINGSPTDPNAAVFKGGALSELQGKVTIAESYNTKAWDPVVAQQEMTEAINKLGKNNIAAVYSANDAMAGGIIKALKNAGLTKIPPVTGQDAELTAVQRIVTGEQYMSVYKPYPDLAEAAAKIAVAKVQGRDIEFDALTRDTVDSPTNKKIPSQLVSVVALTQDNIKSTVVADGIYKISDICTADYKSACEAHGLK, from the coding sequence ATGCGTCGTATCGCCATATCCGTGGCCGCGTCCTCGCTGGCCCTCCCCCTGGCCGCCTGTGGCGTGCTCAACTCGTCGGGGAGCAGCACGGACGCGACTCCGGCGAAGGGCAACGACGTCACGGTGGGGGTGCTCATGCCGGAGAAGACGAACACGCGGTACGCGGAGTTCGACTTCCCGATCATGAAGGCGAAGATCCAGGAACTCACCGCGAACAAGGGCAAGGCCGAGTACGAGAACGCCGGTGGCGTCGCGGCCACGCAGGACAAGCAGATGCAGAAGATGATCGACGAGAAGGTCGACATCATCGTGCTCGACGCCGTCGACTCGCACGCCATCCGGACCATGGTGACGAAGGCCAAGACCGCGGGCATCCCGGTCATCGCCTACGACCGGCTGGCCGAGGGCCCGATCGACGCGTACGTCTCCTTCGACGGCGAACTGGTCGGCGAGGTGCAGGGCCGCTCCCTGGTCGAGGCGCTGGGTAGCAACGTGGACACCTCCGACAAGATCGTGATGATCAACGGCTCGCCGACCGACCCCAACGCCGCGGTGTTCAAGGGCGGGGCGCTGTCCGAGTTGCAGGGCAAGGTGACGATCGCCGAGAGCTACAACACCAAGGCCTGGGACCCGGTCGTGGCCCAGCAGGAGATGACCGAGGCGATCAACAAGCTCGGCAAGAACAACATCGCCGCGGTGTACTCCGCCAACGACGCGATGGCCGGCGGCATCATCAAGGCCCTGAAGAACGCGGGCCTGACGAAGATCCCGCCCGTCACCGGCCAGGACGCCGAACTCACCGCCGTGCAGCGGATCGTCACCGGCGAGCAGTACATGAGCGTCTACAAGCCGTACCCCGACCTCGCCGAGGCCGCCGCGAAGATCGCGGTCGCCAAGGTCCAGGGCAGGGACATCGAGTTCGACGCCCTCACCCGTGACACGGTCGACAGCCCCACGAACAAGAAGATCCCCTCGCAGCTGGTGTCCGTGGTCGCGCTGACCCAGGACAACATCAAGTCGACGGTGGTCGCGGACGGGATCTACAAGATCTCCGACATCTGCACGGCCGACTACAAGTCGGCGTGCGAGGCGCACGGGCTGAAGTAG
- a CDS encoding PA14 domain-containing protein — protein MNPARHATAAAVALSVAGGLLAGATSSASAAASCTSPVFKRQFFANTSFSGTAKKTDCDNAIDQTWTGAPASGLPKDTFGVRWSVTRDFGSGGPFALAASGLDGIRVYVDGVRKVDLWKNTSKTVSKTANVTIPKGKHALRIDYANWTGTAKVKFTYTPRTSATVDKVKPLAPTGTSVTYASATGKAKLTWSKNKEMDLTGYRVYRRLKGASFGSTPLATTASTSYTDSSLPVTGEDTYYYELRAIDAAGNESAGTADKPVTTADRTAPAVPTGLETSLSVGGIPVEWTAVAGAMSYRVYRAPDGSSSYTRIGDTAKASYLDTSAVEESTYTYRVTALDAAGNESARSAALRATRPDSTAPPAVTGLTVTPTRYGFSLTWDPNPAPDLGRYLVYRGRLLGDEEKVCSVHEVAWLSAATTSYEYATLPDGEEACFLVDAYDDNWLSTWRSTGEADIVVETELDVTPSVTTPEGSPLELDASATEGGAGIDLDWNWSSASQETTGFRVHRWNPATGTYEKIADLGSDVGAYHDAGAARGTTSFYWVTTLAADGTESVPAGDWAALTP, from the coding sequence ATGAACCCAGCCAGACACGCGACGGCCGCCGCCGTCGCCCTCTCCGTCGCGGGCGGCCTGCTCGCCGGCGCGACGAGTTCCGCCTCCGCGGCGGCCAGTTGCACCTCGCCCGTCTTCAAGCGCCAGTTCTTCGCGAACACCTCCTTCTCGGGCACCGCGAAGAAGACGGACTGCGACAACGCGATCGACCAGACCTGGACCGGCGCCCCCGCCTCCGGCCTCCCGAAGGACACCTTCGGCGTCCGCTGGAGTGTCACCCGGGACTTCGGCTCCGGCGGGCCCTTCGCCCTCGCCGCCTCCGGGCTCGACGGAATACGGGTGTACGTCGACGGCGTCCGCAAGGTCGACCTGTGGAAGAACACCTCCAAGACCGTGAGCAAGACGGCCAACGTGACGATCCCCAAGGGCAAGCACGCCCTGCGGATCGACTACGCCAACTGGACCGGCACCGCCAAGGTCAAGTTCACGTACACACCCCGGACTTCGGCCACCGTCGACAAGGTCAAGCCACTCGCCCCGACGGGCACGTCGGTGACGTACGCCTCCGCGACCGGCAAGGCGAAGCTCACCTGGTCGAAGAACAAGGAGATGGACCTCACGGGCTACCGGGTCTACCGGCGCCTGAAGGGCGCCTCGTTCGGCAGCACACCGCTCGCCACGACCGCCTCCACCTCGTACACCGACAGCAGCCTCCCGGTGACCGGTGAGGACACGTACTACTACGAGCTCCGCGCGATCGACGCGGCCGGCAACGAGTCCGCCGGGACCGCCGACAAGCCCGTCACCACCGCGGACCGCACCGCCCCCGCCGTGCCCACCGGGCTGGAGACCTCCCTCTCGGTGGGCGGAATCCCGGTCGAGTGGACCGCGGTCGCGGGAGCGATGTCGTACCGCGTGTACCGGGCGCCGGACGGGAGCAGTTCGTACACCAGGATCGGGGACACCGCCAAGGCCTCGTACCTGGACACCTCGGCGGTGGAGGAGAGCACGTACACCTACCGGGTGACCGCCCTGGACGCGGCGGGCAACGAGTCCGCCCGCTCCGCCGCCCTCAGGGCCACCCGCCCGGACAGCACCGCGCCCCCCGCGGTGACCGGGCTGACGGTCACGCCGACCCGGTACGGCTTCTCGCTGACCTGGGACCCGAACCCGGCGCCCGACCTCGGGCGGTACCTCGTCTACCGGGGCCGGCTCCTGGGCGACGAGGAGAAGGTCTGCTCCGTCCACGAGGTGGCGTGGCTGTCCGCCGCCACCACGTCGTACGAGTACGCGACCCTGCCCGACGGTGAAGAGGCCTGTTTCCTCGTCGACGCGTACGACGACAACTGGCTCTCCACCTGGAGGTCGACCGGCGAGGCCGACATCGTGGTGGAGACGGAACTCGACGTGACGCCGAGCGTCACCACTCCGGAGGGCTCCCCGCTGGAACTGGACGCGTCCGCGACGGAGGGCGGCGCGGGGATCGACCTCGACTGGAACTGGAGCTCCGCCTCCCAGGAGACAACCGGCTTCCGCGTCCACCGCTGGAACCCCGCCACCGGGACGTACGAGAAGATCGCCGACCTCGGCAGCGACGTCGGCGCGTACCACGACGCCGGCGCCGCGCGCGGCACCACGTCCTTCTACTGGGTGACCACCCTGGCCGCGGACGGCACGGAGTCCGTGCCGGCGGGCGACTGGGCGG